aatatgtagatcttaaatatatgaaataatattataaaattttaaaaaataataacaactaaaattaaagagccttgaaaattaaaaattagtaaaatgtAAAGTAAATCAGACAAAAACAaactaataaatatgaaatttataaaaaaaaaaaaaatgaaatcgctagttttatgtaataaaatgatttttaacatttgaatagaaaaaattaatataacatTGTATGATAGGCAATTATTAGATTgagtttcatttaattttaaaaataagttattaagttttaatttataaatatagaaaTTTCAAAATTCTATTTAGAGAAACATTTATATTCATTTGATAACAACCAATTGATTTTGTTACTTCAATTATAATTACATTATATATATCCTAAATTATTTaggaagaaattaaataaaaaccaATTGATGAAAAGTTAAAGTTTATTATAAgtagtaaataattttacaaaattttggAGGGGCTAGTAGATTAGattcatttatataaaaataaataaattcccaTTTCTTCCCTCTGGATATGAGAATCAGTAACCATTGCTAAGATTTTAAAAAACCAGAGGCTCCACTTGAATGCCCAAATTCATCATAAAATTTTGTCTCACAGAatcatttctttcttttcctaatTAAacctaatttaaattttagatatatttatttataaaaaaatttattgaaataaaatattacctCTTTATATAACTTAATAAACTATTTCTTTTTAGACAAATTAAATTGACTAATAAtaatttacaataatttttttattttaaatttttacgagTCAAATAAATTTGTGtctaataatatttcttttaatgttaatttcttcaaattattaattatttttatttatctttattttattttatagtaccattaaatttaatttaaaacttaaattaaaatattattcatagaaaataaataatataacctATGAAAAAGAAATGCTCCCCATTGACTTGGCAATTGCCAATATGAAATAAAGAGGCCtgtttttctaattatttttctttttaatggaaaagaagGAGGCTTTTCTTTTCGTTTTTCTTTTTTAGGGGAAGCAAATAAAATGTCAGACTTCACTCCAAtggattctttttattttattattttttaaagtgaaGATCGATGATTGGAAGAGTAAAATTACTCAGatacatttattattaaattaagtttgagtgttttttatttataatttataattcttaattttatatttcaattcttaaaattaattaaaaatatatcaaaatttattttaaaaattattataatttataaatttttaaaatataattttaattaaaaacattaCTTATGATATAAATTTAAGTAGTCATATGATAGaactaaaatttttgaattttaaatttattattattatatatatatatatatatatatgtgattagttgaaattttatttGCCAACATTTCAggttaactttatttttttttttttgaactggaACATTTCAGGTTAACTTTATTatacaaatttaattagaacgtttattttaatatatacaattaaaatgtcatagaaatatatatatatttgcattgcatgtttagttttttaaatttaaaaaaaaacttttattatttaatttttcataatatatacACATTGTACAATTAATTCATTTCTGCTTTAATTACTTAGTAATACTTTTTTATATGGGAAAGATGAAATTTTCAGTGACAAATTAAaacgtatttaaaattttttatatcgaTAAAATTAATCTTAAAGAATTGGACACatgatataatattattagaaaCGGAAAATAGAATCAAATTAACATTTGtctcaaaaattaataattagaagcatatttatttaaaaaagtttatcattaagaataaaaaaaattattaataaatttattatttatctcaaaatattagtctaaaaaattatttgtagTAGTGTTACTGCATGTTGTTGATAAAATTGAAAAGATTATTTGTGAAAATTGAGAAGATTATTTTTAGTGTTACAAAAtctgaaaaaattaaaaggcTAATTCAATTCAATGTTTTATCATTGTTTTTGTCTGAGCTTGTTCGCCTTTTTGCGGCCTTTTTGACATTTGATTTGCTTCCTTTATCATCCGTTTGGTTTTTTCTCGTCGGACTGAATATTGcagttttcttttgttttacaATTTGTGGGATATTGTTGTGAGGATGTCGTTCTCGACCTGTGAGGAGTGCTCTGATTGGCTTCTGAAATGGATTTTCTTGCATACGTGATGTCAGTATTTTAGGACCGCACCGCTATATCCGGTGACCAACGCTCCCATCGAGTTTTACCGCGTCGTCCTCCTAGATGGTCTGTCGGTGCTGCATAGGTTTGTTTACCGTGGATCTCACTGTTTTCTTTTGTGTTGTATTCTATGTCATCCAAGGTTATTTGGATTTGTTTTTTTCGCTTTTATTTCTTTGCTTTGCTCGTCTGTGTGTTGTGTTGTGTTATTTTGAGTCCCTATTTGTGGTTGATgctcttttcttttcaatttcgACCATATTTTAGTATTTGTGTCGGTATGATGGAATTGGCGGTATCGATATTTTATCAATTCTATTAATCTTGCTGCTGTCAGTTCAAGTCGGTTTTAgctttcaatttagttttgCTTTTTCTGTTCAATttgttttgatttgattttttttggtATGAATTTAGTTTGCTTCAATTTGTGTGGGTTTGTTGAGCTTATAGTATTATTACCTATATACTCCTCTAGTTTTATAGGTGTTGTAAATCCAATATGGTGTATGTTCAAAAAGAAGACCATATTGATATAGCCATTGAATAATGCATGAAAATATGTCTCTAAAACAATCTCACATACTGAATACAATTTATCCACCGATCacacaataaaattttaattttaattttaattttaatggccAAACACTCAAAACATATTCACACAACATCTTCTCATCTTAGACGCCAGTATTTGCCAAAATATTATTACATtaatactataaaattaatattatataaaagatcaattttaaatttaatttttataattttaaatatttatattaatcaattaattaatttatcttctctttcataaattataaattaagtgCTTTCGTATAGTACGTATACGTCcaattaatattatttcataattctaaatattttttatgcaattctttttattattgattCTTAAATGCTTCTTCAAACAATTTCAAgctaatatgataaaatatttatattataattttataataaataaaattttattatattttatattttaattttgtaacactaaaattaaatattatttgcaACATGCTTAATAATGAcacttgaaatatttttttttagtatccctatattttttctaataattatctatacaatataaataaaatgttatgaaaatatataataattatttattagtaaacTTATAATTGAGActatttaatcattaatatattaaaaataataaaatatattgtgaaaaataattaaaatatttattattataaaaaattatattataaataatattattaaattaatataatataaatatattattataatataataataatcaaagaaaatttaaaacaataaaaacaaatttttgttttttaaaataaattcaaagcCTGCCGCAGCAGGCTTTTTTACTTTGATAGCCTACCGCCCAACGGGTTTAAACAACGTATTGGGCAAATGAACTTGAAAAATACCATGGCTGTTTACAGATTCAACTGGCTAGTAATCAGATGcttaaaaagaaaaggaagagaatAAGTGGATACTCCACCCAATTCTGCATACAAGAAAGTGAACAAAAAAACCAAGCTGATACAAAATCCAGATCAGCATCTGGGTTTCAAAGAGAATATTCTCATTTGTATCATAATACTTTAGTTCTAAAAATCTCCATGTGAAAGAAATTCCTCAATCCTCATGTCCTAATGCACTGAATAAAGGCAAGAAATAGAATACAACATCTAGAAAAAAGGGTTGGTTACTTCTTGGCGTAAGTGATAGCCATCGGATTCTGAGGAGTAATTTTGAAACCCTGAAGGGCCTGCATGGCCATGGAGGACTGCACATCATCTTCATATTCTACAAATGCAATACCTGGCTTTGCTTCAATCATTCGGACTTCCCTGAATCCTGGATATTGCGAGAAAAGCACTTGCAACATCATGCTAGTAGTTTCATACGGCAAATTCTGTATAAACAATATATTGTTTGGTGGAGCTGTTTCCTGTTCACCCCGGTTTCCTTGTCGGAAAGAAGCCTGTAGGACATACAAGAGGCAATAGATTGGTCAGGTATCTGAATTCATGTCCATGATCTTCTTTTTCAAAGCTGACGCAGTTTAATCATAGTAGATACAAAATTCTAATGGTGtctatgatattgatcacaATGATCAACAATAAGATACAAAGATCAGTTGTTAATGTGAAGAGATTCAAACAATCATCATTCCAAGTTCTTTCCACTCAAATACTGAAAAGGATTGGAGAGCAAAACCGACACCTACGCAAGTCATCCTAGTCACTTTTAAGAAAATGCTGGCAGCAATTAGCAAGTGGAAGAGAAAGAAAGgaaggaagagagagagagagaaagggggggggggggggtttggAGTGTGAAGCAAAACTATATTGTAACTCCAACTTACTGGGCCTCTGCTACTCTCAGTAGTTGTACCATTAGCTGTAGCAGATTGTTGAGCTTCTTCAGCGAGTCTCTTTCGTTCAGCTGAAGAGGAAAAATTTATGTCaaataaaagaaacaaaataCTAGAGcagttaaatcataaaaatggaaaagagaaaaagagaattaACAAAATATTGCTGGGATCAGTAATTGTTTCTATTCTTGTAATGGCCTATCTTTCTAAAATAATATACTGAAGGAATTACATTTACTAATgaactatttattattttatgatgcAAATAGAAATAGGACACTTGCTAACTCAATAAACTGTGAGAAGCATGTAGCATTTTACAAGAAAAATATGTTCAAATAACCATAAATTCATAATGCAGCCTGACTGGAAAATTCTAGTCACTAATATGCACAACAGTACAGTATTACTCATCATTTCCCTAATCAAGTACATTTTCTCACTCATTCTAATATGAATCCTTTTGAATATCTTCCTACAACGAAataaacacaaacaattcacagcCAAAAGTTCATAACTTTATGTTCCAAACTCGAGTTAAGGAACTGACAGCTATTTAACATAATACTAATGTACAAAATTGAAAATGTTAATGAAGTACAGAACTGATAATTGACTTCTAATACCTTTTTCttcttgcttcttcttcttttttgcaTTAGGATCCCAGTTTCCTTCTGCCTCTACGAGGCAATCAGACTTTGTTTTTGCATACTGGATCCGCTGCATGAAGTCAATTGCATATAGTTAAACTAAGCATCTTATGATAAACAAGAGTACAGAAATAAAAAGAGCAATAAGATCTTAATTGAAACCATCACCCCAAAATTTTGTAAAGCTTATACTTTCACATGTATACTTTACTTATTTACAAATATATCCTATAACCCCATTCTCCCTCCCCCTCATTCCAAGCACCCCAAAAAGAAATGGAATAAAAAATCCTTTTATATGCCTCTCAATcgtttcaaaattttctttgtATACGTCTACACGTTCACCCAATGACAACTATAGTAACTAGATTTTAATCTCAAACTTGTTAAAGTCAGCTATGTAGATTAGGGTTAGATGTGACAGTTTTAGACACAACTTAgaaacacaacacaaacaataaaaGGTTAGAATTGGGCTTATTCATGTTCTTGTAAAATCATGTCAACCCATTTATGACACGCCAATAGGGTTGACCCACTAATCTGATTTGATACATTTATGACACGCATAATGTGTCAACTTGTGACCCGCCAAcccataattatattattaaataagataaattatCCAATATAGATAAGTATAATTTTATAGTTGgtttctattttgtttattaaaatttatttaatttatgtatttacataataaattaaatattatattctctagtaaattttttttgttaaaatattaatttgttaaatattgtaatttcactttctttaatgttaaataaataatttcatatttttatatattattaaatttatggaagttaaaataaatatattaaatttcataataatataccattttataaatcttaaaaatattaaatttgtataaaaatgTGTCAAATAAGTAATATTGATTCGCGTCAAAACGTGTTAAATGTATCGAATTGTGTTTCATCTTAATAGATTTATCATGTTAAAGCGTGTTAATAGATTTATTCATATCAAATTGTGTTATAGATGAACCGTGTCGTACCATCTTAACCCAATACGATTAAATTAATTGTGTCATGTAATATAATCCGTATAATAAAATTGTCATGTTAGTGTTCTGATTTTTTACATGATTCATTAATCGCATTGTGTTTGTATCGACCCTTAATCATATTAGGGTCAAATTCACGTCAACATGAACACAACCTGCCAACCTAAATTACCACCCCTACTAGAGATTCTTCTTGCTATTTAGCTCATAAACCAACCTTGCATTCATAtccataaattgaaaatttctttACACTAATTCCCTCCACTACATCTTAGGCTTTCTACTTTCCCTTCTCACTCACTTCACCACTAGTTTACAACCCTTTATGTCTGAGGCATTCAATACTTTATTGGGCATGACAAAACCACATTAATCAACCCTCTTATTTTGTCCCCATTGTGTGATATGTGCACTCTCTAACACGAGCAATCATTCTTAATCTTATCCGTTTATATATTACctcatttataaataaattttatattcactCTCTAAATTTTGAAAAGGAACGTATAATTACCTTAGTTAAGATACTTGATATAATTAGTTTGATTAGTTGCTAAAATTAAGATACCAATCAGCTTAATTAGTAGTTGTAAATATTATCTTGTATATCTTCCTATTTTGTAAATCCTATAAATTAACAATCAGCTTAAGGGAATCAagcctctctttttttttttttggaacaaAGCTTCTCTTTTACACAAGTCTCTCTTCTGCTTCTTAATCTTTATGATATCAAAGCCAAAAAATAAGATGTAATTGTGTTTGGTGCCACTAATAGCCTGAGAAAGAAAAGGGATCAATACTAGGTGTGCAATTGGTCGTTTGGTTTTCAAATGAAATTGAACCAAAAACACCAAAACTGAAGTTCACCAAACCAAACTAAAGTAATGAGTAAACCGAATCGAGCCAAaccaaaattcaatttttcatttGATTCAATTCATTATATCGAATTTTCAACCAAATTTCCCAATCAATATTCTCAATATTGAATGCAATGGCCAAGGGGCAAACAATATCATTTCGGGTTCAAACTTATCAAAATTTGAACAACACTCAATGAATAACTAGTTAAAACCCACAAAAATGAAACAACCCATcaagaaattcaataatattcatcatAAGAATCTCTCATCACCAATAACAAAAATTCAAGAACAAGATACGAAGATTTGAGAACAAAATTCAACAAAAATCAAGAAAACTAATCATATTAACAAAACCCCTCTAGCGCATCAAAAAGATCTGAAGATCAAGAACCTCTCATTGTTAAAGGGAACTGAAAAACCCATTCATCAAAAGGACAAGCTAGTCCACTGCAAATTCTTCTTGAGCCTACAATGAAGGCTGAAGGAAGACTTCTATCATGATTGACAGAGAAACAAGAAATCCAGATACTAACAGCAACAATCAACAGTATCAAATGGGACTGATGAATTGATGATTCTAGAGGGGCAGAACACAAGGCAACTACTCTTGAATCTACAATATTCAACAATATTGATGAACTGCAGGGGACTGGCTATCCAGACTGTTGTAAACAGATTTCTTCTGAGTTGGGAGAAGGATTTCGACGTGACCTGCCAAGGGAGGAAGGAGAAAGGAACTTCAGGTTCGAGACCCAGCTGTGAAAGAGGGTGCAACAATGAGCATTGGACGATAACTTAGGAACTTGGGAGAAAAATGCAAGAATTGTCAAATGGGACGATAACAGAAAGCTCTCAACCTCTCATCAAATAAGACCTAAgataaaaatcatcaaaatgcaGCATATAGCAAACATCAGTTCAGTTCCATTTAGCTGAATTTTTTTCCTAAAACCAAATAGAACAAATTAGACTgaacattttaaaaatcaaaccaaaccccAAACTGATTTATTTTGAAAACGAACCGAATTACTGGATCAGAtcaatttgattagttttttcaGTTCCAAATGAATAATGATCGGCCCTAATCAGTACCCATTCTTCAAGTTACAGACCCGTGACTGGGGTCTGACGTACACTATCCACCAAAAAGGCTCCACCAATCCCTTGATACTAATTTGTTAAGGTCTTAGGTCACAGATCACGCCCCGGAACAATAGACAAGAAAGGAGCTCATTAGATGGAACTCTTAACACTTCAAACTCATTAATTAGTCTTTTAAATCTCAAATGTGTTTGTAATTAATCTACTTATTTTATTACTCTTGAACCCCATATGACATATATAAAAAGGGTCATATAATAGCATAAGAAATCCTAACAAATTAAATGTCCTATAGTACTAGACAGTAACCAAAAAATTTAtcctaatttaaaataataataaaaagaaattcatCCTAAtctaaacaataataaagattaATAATAATGAAGATTAATTGATTTTGAAGAGACTTCTTCAATGTTTGGACTTTGTTGAAGAATGGATTTGGTCTATCCAGCATCCATAACAATAGgttttaaaaatacatagaTTAAGGTAGAGATTTCACTAAACAATGGGAACTAAATTACAATTTACTCCAAAAAATAACAAGATTATGTTAGCTTTACAACCAAAAAGTAAGTTATTTAAGGTGAAAAAGACACTTACGTTAATTAAATTAAGGTCAATTGGACAATAAAGGCCTAACACTTAAATGTTTTGTATTTTAATCAAAATGTTCTAATGTTGAACAATAAATACCCAAACCTTTTTCATTTAGGTGCAACTGTAGCCAAATTCTGAAATCAACATGTGAAGTTTAACGTTTATATGTATGGTATGTCATTATAATAAATAGATATTGCACATGGCATGTTATGTGTacaaaaaatgaatttaaatgctGAATTTTTTACgttgattttaaaatttggCTAATAGTACACCCAAATGAAAAGGTTGAACCTTATTCCAACATTATAATGTttgaattaaaatgcaaaacaaATACACGTTGGGGTTTTGTTATCCGATTAGCCTTAAATTAAAGATCAAATACTAATCAAACCAAATTTAGGCCCATTTTTCATGTTAttcttgatgttaatttacacattttctatctaattctgtggttttgatcttcttttgcagaaaatggtgtaaaatggTGATTTGGTGAAAAAGAGGCCTAAAAACCACCCAAAGAGAATGGGAGAGATCAAGCCTGGTTTGCCCAAATCAGTGTACCCAAACCAAGCTGCAGCTGAATTGGGAGAAGAATGGAGAATAGCGCAAACTTGTTGTTTGAccagttgtttgcccaaacaaactaGACAAACAAATCCCGCAGAACAAAGGCAGAATGACAGACAGCACAAAACAGACTGTTTGACcggctgtttgcccaaacagtcgGGCAAACAGACTTTGCAACAGAAGACAGCAGAAAAGCTGGGAAACTTAAAATTCAAACTTTCAAGAAGTCTATTCTATCCCAAACATTTGAAGACAACTCAGCAACTCACAAGGACAGCTCAACACAGTATCCTGCCCGTCAAGGAAGCTAAATCTCAAGGGGACTCAAGAGATCCAACTCCAAAATGGAAAAAAACTCCATCAAATCAAGGAAACTAGGGCTGCACATTCAGATATAAATAGAGAGCCAAACCAGCAACAAAAGAAGAATCGAATTTTCGAGGAGATCATCACACCAGCAGTCGCCCAGCCGGCCCGATTGGCcattcttgctttctttctttgatttttatgttagtttcagtcatgagtggctgaaacccctttttctagttgaagattaggtgaaacttcagtttgttaatggattgggagatctgaacctatgatgttcatcttttatttatcaatatttatacaatttcatgcttaattctattgttactttgttgtttagatcaatagggcccattgattcttgattgcaaagtgaaaATTTGTTACTTTGGGTAGTTTAAATCAGTAAttacttgaattattcaaacacaagtaactcttggtgtaaaaaccaaggagattgcataatccagcaatatcaccatatgtttgggtagcgtcttccacccctataactaatttattgagtcaaataaaataacacaagtgtcaatgatcaatcccaacaactgaagtggatccaactcttcaactagacctttctcattattaacttttctttactttattatttgttcTACTTTATTGCCTTTAAATCTAGTTTAGTcatcaaacttcaaaaccccccattttactctTGTTGTCTATTTCTTTATTTGGTTATTGATAGAAAAATAGGCAAGTATCAATTCCTTATGGATTCGATc
This is a stretch of genomic DNA from Manihot esculenta cultivar AM560-2 chromosome 2, M.esculenta_v8, whole genome shotgun sequence. It encodes these proteins:
- the LOC110625476 gene encoding U2 small nuclear ribonucleoprotein B'' 2, with protein sequence MITGDIPPNQTIYIKNLNEKVKKEELKRSLYCLFSQYGRILDVVALKTPKLRGQAWVCFSEVMAASNAVRQMQGFPFYDKPMRIQYAKTKSDCLVEAEGNWDPNAKKKKKQEEKAERKRLAEEAQQSATANGTTTESSRGPASFRQGNRGEQETAPPNNILFIQNLPYETTSMMLQVLFSQYPGFREVRMIEAKPGIAFVEYEDDVQSSMAMQALQGFKITPQNPMAITYAKK